A DNA window from Fusobacterium sp. JB019 contains the following coding sequences:
- the purD gene encoding phosphoribosylamine--glycine ligase has translation MKVLVIGKGGRENALAWKVNQSSLVKKVYVAPGNPGTREFCENINIEEDDIKSLVLFAKNEGIDLTIVGPETTLALGIVDVFQENNLRIFGPRKEVARLESSKDFAKKIMEKYSIPTGKYKTFYKLGEAKLYVEKQGAPIVIKEDGLKAGKGVTVAMKKEEAYKALEAAFSIPDNKVVIEEYLDGFEFSLIALAHEDKIIPLEVGQDHKRVFDGDKGPNTGGMGVYSPVRKVTEEKIKESVEKIIRPTLKGLQKEGLSFTGFIFAGIMDTKEGVKTIEFNVRFGDPEAEAILPRMKSDLVQLILDILEEKETLVEWSEETSCGVVLASDGYPASSTKDCEIIVPEKLESIVFHMGTKEVDGKLYTNGGRVLIVVGKGNNLEEAKRNAYRDVEKIKCDKLFYRKDIGAKDLI, from the coding sequence TTTGCGAAAATATTAATATAGAAGAAGATGATATAAAATCTTTGGTTTTATTTGCTAAAAATGAAGGAATAGATTTAACTATTGTTGGTCCAGAAACTACTTTAGCTTTAGGGATAGTTGATGTATTTCAAGAAAATAATTTGAGGATTTTTGGTCCAAGAAAAGAAGTTGCAAGATTAGAAAGTAGTAAAGACTTTGCAAAAAAAATAATGGAAAAATATAGTATTCCAACAGGGAAATATAAAACTTTCTATAAACTAGGTGAAGCAAAATTATATGTTGAAAAACAAGGAGCTCCTATAGTAATTAAAGAAGATGGTTTAAAAGCAGGAAAAGGTGTAACGGTTGCTATGAAGAAAGAAGAGGCTTATAAAGCTTTAGAAGCAGCATTTTCTATACCGGATAATAAGGTTGTAATTGAAGAATATTTAGATGGTTTTGAGTTTTCTTTAATAGCTCTTGCTCACGAGGATAAAATAATTCCTTTAGAAGTTGGACAAGATCACAAAAGAGTTTTTGATGGAGATAAGGGACCAAATACAGGTGGAATGGGAGTATATTCTCCTGTGAGAAAGGTAACAGAAGAAAAAATAAAAGAAAGTGTTGAAAAAATAATAAGACCTACATTAAAAGGACTTCAAAAAGAAGGACTTTCTTTTACAGGATTTATATTTGCTGGAATTATGGATACAAAAGAAGGAGTTAAGACAATAGAATTTAATGTTAGATTTGGTGATCCAGAAGCAGAAGCTATTCTTCCTAGGATGAAAAGTGATTTAGTTCAGTTGATTTTAGATATATTAGAAGAAAAAGAAACTTTAGTTGAATGGAGTGAGGAAACTTCTTGTGGTGTTGTTTTAGCTTCTGATGGTTATCCTGCAAGTTCAACAAAAGATTGTGAGATAATTGTTCCTGAAAAATTAGAATCTATAGTTTTTCATATGGGGACAAAAGAAGTTGATGGAAAACTTTATACAAACGGTGGAAGGGTCTTAATTGTAGTTGGTAAAGGAAATAATTTAGAGGAAGCTAAACGAAATGCGTATAGAGATGTTGAAAAAATAAAATGTGATAAATTATTTTATAGAAAAGATATAGGAGCTAAAGACTTAATATAA
- the guaB gene encoding IMP dehydrogenase: MNGKIIKEAITFDDVLLVPAESHVLPQDINLKAHLTNEIVLNIPIVSAAMDTVTEADLAIALARQGGLGFIHKNMPIEAQAKEVDKVKRNESGMIQNPITLYKEATLGDADELMGQYRISGLPIIEADGKLIGIITNRDLKYRKDYETAVVEVMTKDNLITAPVGTTLEEAKDILLSHRIEKLPIVDELGYLKGLITIKDIDKIVEYPNACKDKHGRLRVGAAVGVGADTVERVKALVNAGVDVITVDSAHGHSMGVVKRVKEIRDAFPNVQLIAGNIVTAEAAKALIGAGVNAVKVGVGPGSICTTRVVAGVGVPQLSAVNDVYQVCKEAGVRVIADGGIKYSGDIVKALASGGDCVMLGSILAGTSEAPGEEVIYEGRKFKIYVGMGSMAAMKRGSKDRYFQNDAKKLVPEGIEGRIAFKGELKDVIFQLCGGVKAGMGYCGAPTVEYLKENAKFVKITGAGLRESHPHDVQITKEAPNYSK; encoded by the coding sequence ATGAATGGAAAAATAATTAAAGAAGCGATAACATTTGATGATGTTTTATTAGTACCTGCTGAATCACATGTTTTACCTCAAGATATAAATCTAAAAGCTCACTTAACTAATGAAATAGTATTAAATATACCTATAGTAAGTGCTGCTATGGATACAGTAACAGAAGCAGATTTAGCGATAGCATTAGCAAGACAAGGGGGGCTTGGTTTTATTCATAAAAATATGCCAATCGAAGCGCAAGCTAAGGAAGTTGATAAGGTAAAAAGAAATGAAAGTGGAATGATTCAAAATCCAATTACATTATATAAAGAAGCTACATTAGGAGATGCAGATGAATTAATGGGGCAATATAGAATATCAGGATTACCCATTATAGAAGCTGATGGTAAATTAATTGGGATTATAACAAATAGAGATTTAAAGTATAGAAAAGATTATGAAACTGCTGTTGTAGAAGTAATGACTAAAGATAATTTAATTACAGCTCCAGTAGGAACTACTTTAGAGGAAGCTAAGGATATATTACTTTCTCATAGAATAGAAAAATTACCTATAGTTGATGAGTTAGGTTATTTGAAAGGCTTAATAACAATAAAAGATATTGATAAGATTGTTGAATATCCTAATGCTTGTAAAGATAAACATGGTAGATTAAGAGTTGGTGCAGCTGTAGGAGTTGGAGCAGATACAGTTGAAAGAGTTAAAGCTTTAGTTAATGCGGGAGTAGATGTTATAACTGTTGATTCAGCTCATGGACATTCTATGGGAGTTGTAAAAAGAGTTAAAGAAATAAGAGATGCTTTCCCAAATGTTCAATTGATTGCAGGAAACATAGTTACAGCAGAAGCGGCAAAAGCTTTAATAGGAGCAGGAGTTAATGCTGTTAAAGTAGGGGTTGGTCCAGGATCTATATGTACAACAAGAGTTGTAGCGGGAGTAGGAGTTCCTCAGCTTAGTGCAGTTAATGATGTTTATCAAGTTTGTAAAGAAGCGGGAGTTAGAGTTATAGCAGACGGAGGAATAAAGTATTCTGGAGATATAGTAAAAGCTTTAGCAAGTGGTGGAGATTGTGTAATGCTAGGAAGTATATTAGCAGGAACAAGCGAAGCTCCTGGAGAAGAAGTTATCTATGAAGGAAGAAAATTTAAAATATATGTAGGAATGGGTTCAATGGCAGCTATGAAAAGAGGATCTAAAGATAGATATTTTCAAAATGATGCTAAAAAATTAGTTCCAGAAGGAATAGAAGGAAGAATTGCATTTAAAGGAGAATTAAAAGACGTTATATTTCAATTATGTGGTGGAGTTAAAGCAGGAATGGGATATTGCGGAGCTCCAACAGTTGAATATTTAAAAGAAAATGCTAAATTTGTTAAGATAACAGGAGCTGGATTAAGAGAAAGTCATCCTCATGATGTTCAAATAACAAAAGAAGCGCCAAATTATTCAAAATAA
- a CDS encoding sodium:alanine symporter family protein yields MDYLKVLNSIDSFVWGPPLLVLLVGTGIMLTLRLKFLQIFSLPKALKLIFTSIKDQDEDHGDINSFQALCTALAATIGTGNIVGVATAIKVGGPGALFWMWVAAFFGMATKYSECLLAVKFRSIDANGAVAGGPMHYIEKGLGEKYKPLAIMFAAFGVLVAYFGIGTFAQVNAITEITNLSFGIPVEIVAIVLTILVTAVTIGGLKSISRVASKIVPTMALIYFIAVIGFLIIFADKVPGAIREIITCAFNPTAAKGGFLGSTVIIAMRSGIARGVFSNESGLGSAPIVAAAAKVKWPAQQGLISMTGTFIDTIIVCTLTGLTLIISGMWTGDLNGAALTQAAFSTGYPVIGKYILTIGLVLFAFTTILGWNYYGERCIEYLVGVKGILPYRIIFIVLIACGAFIKLEAIWTLADIVNGLMAIPNLIALIGLSGIVVAETKAYKKHLEEKN; encoded by the coding sequence ATGGATTACTTAAAGGTTTTAAATAGTATTGATAGTTTTGTATGGGGGCCACCTCTTTTAGTCTTACTTGTTGGAACAGGAATTATGCTAACATTAAGATTAAAATTTTTACAGATTTTTAGTTTGCCAAAAGCATTAAAATTAATTTTTACAAGTATTAAAGATCAAGATGAAGATCATGGAGATATTAATAGTTTTCAGGCTCTTTGTACAGCACTTGCAGCAACTATTGGAACAGGGAATATAGTAGGGGTTGCGACAGCTATAAAAGTAGGAGGACCAGGAGCATTATTTTGGATGTGGGTTGCGGCATTTTTTGGAATGGCTACTAAATATTCAGAATGTTTGCTTGCTGTAAAGTTTCGTAGTATTGATGCCAATGGAGCTGTTGCAGGAGGGCCAATGCATTATATAGAAAAAGGTTTAGGAGAAAAATATAAGCCACTAGCAATTATGTTTGCAGCGTTTGGAGTGTTAGTTGCTTATTTTGGGATTGGAACCTTTGCTCAAGTTAATGCAATAACAGAAATAACAAATTTATCATTTGGTATTCCCGTGGAAATAGTAGCTATTGTTTTAACAATTTTAGTAACTGCGGTAACAATTGGTGGATTAAAGTCAATTTCTAGGGTAGCAAGTAAAATTGTTCCAACTATGGCATTAATTTATTTTATTGCAGTTATAGGTTTCTTGATTATTTTTGCAGATAAAGTTCCTGGAGCTATTAGAGAAATTATTACATGTGCCTTTAATCCAACTGCAGCAAAAGGTGGATTTTTAGGATCTACTGTTATAATTGCAATGCGTAGTGGTATTGCTCGTGGGGTTTTTTCAAACGAATCAGGTTTAGGAAGTGCTCCTATTGTAGCAGCAGCAGCAAAAGTTAAATGGCCAGCACAACAAGGTCTTATTTCTATGACAGGAACATTTATAGATACAATAATTGTGTGCACTTTAACTGGATTAACACTTATAATTAGTGGGATGTGGACAGGAGATTTAAATGGAGCTGCGCTGACACAAGCTGCTTTTTCAACAGGATATCCAGTGATTGGAAAATATATTTTAACAATAGGTCTTGTTTTATTTGCTTTTACTACAATCTTAGGTTGGAATTATTATGGGGAACGTTGCATAGAATATTTAGTAGGAGTAAAAGGGATTTTACCTTATAGAATCATATTTATTGTTTTAATTGCTTGCGGAGCTTTTATAAAATTAGAAGCTATTTGGACACTTGCTGATATTGTAAATGGACTTATGGCTATTCCGAACTTGATAGCTTTAATTGGGTTGTCAGGTATAGTTGTAGCTGAAACAAAAGCTTACAAAAAACATTTAGAAGAGAAAAATTAA
- a CDS encoding MgtC/SapB family protein translates to MTPFDLTLGNAQIFIRIFTAIIIGGMIGYERGCNNRPAGFRTHILVCLGAAIVSLIQEQLRVNIIKLAIDNPSLGENFKSDLGRLGAQVISGIGFLGAGTIMKERGTIEGLTTAASLWATGCIGLGIGWGFYTLSITSGIAVMIVLVTLKKLEVSVIDNKHTVKLEVIFTEENNYGENILMIYELLKCSNLKSKIKDIKKDSDENKARYILIMPKQLKPIDLISEIAKSPCVKQVTRL, encoded by the coding sequence ATGACTCCATTTGATTTAACACTAGGAAATGCTCAAATTTTCATTAGAATATTTACAGCTATAATAATCGGAGGAATGATCGGTTACGAAAGAGGATGTAACAATCGTCCTGCAGGTTTTAGAACTCATATATTGGTATGTTTAGGAGCTGCTATTGTTTCTCTAATTCAAGAACAACTAAGAGTAAATATAATCAAATTAGCAATAGATAACCCTAGTCTTGGAGAAAATTTTAAGAGTGATTTAGGAAGATTAGGAGCACAAGTAATCAGTGGAATTGGTTTCTTAGGTGCTGGTACAATTATGAAAGAAAGAGGAACAATAGAAGGATTAACTACTGCTGCTTCTCTTTGGGCAACTGGTTGTATTGGATTAGGTATTGGTTGGGGATTTTATACTTTATCCATAACTTCTGGAATTGCAGTTATGATTGTCTTAGTAACACTAAAAAAGCTAGAAGTTTCTGTAATCGATAATAAACATACGGTAAAACTAGAGGTAATCTTTACCGAAGAAAATAATTATGGAGAAAATATACTTATGATTTATGAATTGCTTAAATGTTCTAATTTAAAATCTAAAATCAAAGATATTAAAAAAGATTCAGATGAAAACAAAGCTAGATATATTTTAATTATGCCTAAGCAGTTAAAACCTATAGATTTAATTTCAGAGATTGCTAAATCTCCATGTGTTAAGCAAGTAACACGTTTATAG
- a CDS encoding glycerol-3-phosphate responsive antiterminator, with the protein MNIKEILERNPVIPAIKNRDNLKEAIDSSSEIIFVIMSNLINIDEIVSELKEAGKIVFVHIDMVEGLSNSSYGIEYLINRTKFDGIITTKHNIVSFANKNKIPVIQRFFILDSFSFKNTVLHIRENKPNAVEILPGVMPKVIKRICNLVNVAVITGGLIDDKEDVINALAAGAEGVSTTKSELWKI; encoded by the coding sequence ATTAATATAAAAGAAATTTTGGAAAGAAATCCGGTTATTCCGGCAATAAAAAATAGAGATAATTTAAAGGAAGCTATTGATAGTAGTAGTGAAATTATATTTGTAATTATGTCTAATCTAATAAATATAGATGAAATAGTTTCAGAATTAAAAGAAGCAGGAAAAATAGTTTTTGTTCATATTGATATGGTTGAAGGATTATCTAATTCTAGTTACGGAATAGAGTACTTAATAAATAGAACAAAGTTTGATGGAATAATAACTACTAAGCATAACATAGTTTCTTTTGCTAATAAAAATAAAATACCAGTTATTCAAAGATTTTTTATATTAGATTCTTTTTCTTTTAAAAATACAGTGTTACATATTAGAGAGAATAAGCCAAATGCTGTTGAAATTTTACCAGGAGTTATGCCTAAAGTGATAAAGAGAATATGTAATTTAGTTAACGTAGCTGTTATAACAGGTGGGTTGATTGATGATAAAGAGGATGTTATAAATGCTTTGGCAGCAGGAGCTGAAGGAGTATCTACAACAAAAAGTGAGCTTTGGAAAATTTAA
- a CDS encoding C4-dicarboxylate TRAP transporter substrate-binding protein translates to MNKFKGLLCASLLSLLVVGCGGEKKEESKVEARVIKVTTKFVDDEQTSKSLVKVVKAVNERSKGTLELQLFTSGTLPIGKDGMEQVASGSDWILVDGVNFLGDYIPDYNAITGPMLYTSFEEYLRMVRTPLVEDLNKQAYEKGIKVLSLDWVFGFRSLETNKVIKTPEDLKGVKLRVPTSQLYTYTLEAMGANPVAMPYPDTYAAIQQGVIEGVEGSILSYYGTKQYENVKNYSLTRHLLGVSAVSVSRKCWESLTDEQRTIIQEEFNNGAQDNLSETNRLEGVYAEKLKEAGVQFNEVDTAAFNKAASVVFTKFPKWTPGIYDKIMENLTQIREDIKNGK, encoded by the coding sequence ATGAATAAGTTTAAAGGTTTATTGTGTGCATCATTATTATCTTTATTAGTAGTAGGATGTGGTGGTGAAAAAAAAGAGGAATCAAAAGTTGAGGCTCGTGTTATTAAAGTAACAACTAAATTTGTTGATGATGAGCAAACTTCAAAATCACTAGTTAAAGTTGTTAAAGCAGTTAATGAAAGAAGTAAAGGGACATTAGAATTACAATTATTCACAAGTGGAACTTTACCAATAGGTAAAGATGGAATGGAACAAGTTGCAAGTGGTTCAGATTGGATTCTTGTTGATGGAGTTAATTTCTTAGGAGATTATATTCCTGATTATAATGCGATAACAGGTCCTATGTTATATACATCTTTTGAGGAATACTTAAGAATGGTTAGAACTCCTCTAGTAGAAGATTTAAATAAACAAGCTTATGAAAAAGGAATTAAAGTATTATCTCTTGATTGGGTATTTGGATTTAGAAGTTTAGAAACTAATAAAGTAATTAAGACTCCAGAAGATTTAAAAGGAGTAAAATTAAGAGTTCCAACAAGTCAATTATACACTTATACATTAGAAGCTATGGGAGCAAATCCAGTAGCAATGCCTTATCCTGATACTTATGCAGCTATTCAACAAGGTGTTATTGAAGGGGTTGAAGGATCAATACTTTCTTATTACGGAACTAAACAATATGAGAATGTTAAAAATTACTCATTAACAAGACATTTATTAGGTGTTTCAGCAGTTTCTGTGTCTAGAAAATGTTGGGAAAGTTTAACTGATGAGCAAAGAACTATAATTCAAGAAGAATTTAATAACGGAGCTCAAGATAACTTATCTGAAACTAACAGATTAGAAGGAGTTTATGCTGAAAAATTAAAAGAAGCAGGAGTACAATTTAATGAAGTTGATACAGCAGCATTTAATAAAGCAGCATCAGTAGTATTTACTAAATTCCCTAAATGGACACCAGGAATTTATGATAAAATAATGGAAAATCTTACTCAAATTAGAGAAGATATAAAAAATGGTAAATAA
- a CDS encoding TRAP transporter small permease, whose product MKKGLNDFLKHFELYLGSLFISVTVVIVIMNVFTRYCLNFTYYWTEEVAVGCFIWTIFLGTAGAYREKGLIGVEALMVLLPAKIRNVVEFFTSIILVGLNVLMFVFSYGYVAGSTKITSALEMSYSYINASLVLSFGLMTLYSLLFMIEAFKKAFLHVDEKKD is encoded by the coding sequence ATGAAAAAAGGATTAAATGATTTTCTGAAACATTTTGAGTTGTATCTTGGAAGTTTGTTTATTAGTGTGACTGTAGTTATAGTTATAATGAATGTATTTACAAGATATTGTTTAAATTTTACTTATTATTGGACAGAGGAAGTGGCTGTAGGGTGCTTTATTTGGACAATTTTTTTAGGAACAGCAGGAGCTTACAGAGAAAAAGGATTGATAGGTGTTGAAGCTTTAATGGTTCTGTTACCAGCTAAAATAAGAAATGTGGTTGAATTTTTCACATCAATAATTTTAGTAGGACTAAATGTATTAATGTTTGTTTTTAGTTATGGTTATGTGGCAGGATCAACAAAGATAACTTCAGCATTAGAGATGTCTTATTCTTATATTAATGCATCTTTAGTTTTATCTTTTGGATTAATGACATTATATTCTTTATTATTTATGATAGAAGCGTTTAAGAAAGCATTTTTACACGTTGATGAGAAAAAAGATTAG
- a CDS encoding TRAP transporter large permease, with amino-acid sequence MNSFSPIVVLFILFFLNIPIGFALMGSALFYFIFINNIMAMNMVIQRFSTSVESFPYLAVPFFIMVGSVMNYSGISEQLMNMAEVLAGHMKGGLAQVNCLLSAMMGGISGSANADAAMESKILVPEMLKKGFTAPFAAAVTAASSSVSPVIPPGTNLILYALIANIPVGDMFLAGYTPGILMTGALMITVYIISVKRGYAPTREKAATPVEIGKQALKSIWALAIPFGIILGMRIGMFTPTEAGGIAVFFCFVVGTLIYRKLKFKHIPIILTETVRSTGSVMIIIAAAKVFGYYLTLERIPQMITQGLMNFTDNRFVLLMLINVMLLFIGMFIEGGAALVILAPLLVPAVTALGIDPLHFGVIFIVNIMIGGLTPPFGSMMFTVCSIVDVKLEDFIKEIWPFVVALLIVLVMVTYSQSIALIIPNLFS; translated from the coding sequence ATGAATTCGTTTTCTCCGATAGTGGTTTTATTTATTTTATTTTTCTTGAATATACCAATAGGATTTGCTTTAATGGGATCAGCATTATTCTATTTTATATTTATAAACAATATCATGGCAATGAACATGGTTATTCAAAGATTTTCGACATCAGTTGAATCTTTTCCTTATTTAGCGGTTCCTTTCTTTATAATGGTAGGATCAGTTATGAATTATTCAGGTATTAGTGAGCAGCTTATGAATATGGCGGAAGTTTTAGCAGGACATATGAAAGGTGGACTTGCTCAAGTTAACTGTTTACTTAGTGCTATGATGGGTGGAATTTCAGGATCTGCAAATGCAGATGCTGCAATGGAATCAAAAATATTAGTGCCGGAAATGTTAAAAAAAGGATTTACAGCTCCTTTTGCAGCTGCAGTAACAGCAGCTTCATCATCAGTTAGTCCGGTAATTCCACCAGGAACTAACCTAATATTATATGCTCTAATAGCAAATATACCAGTAGGAGATATGTTCTTAGCAGGATACACTCCAGGGATATTGATGACTGGGGCATTAATGATTACAGTTTATATAATTTCAGTAAAAAGAGGTTATGCTCCAACAAGGGAAAAAGCGGCAACACCTGTAGAAATAGGAAAGCAAGCTTTAAAATCAATTTGGGCATTAGCTATTCCTTTTGGGATCATTTTAGGAATGAGAATAGGAATGTTTACTCCAACAGAAGCAGGTGGAATAGCTGTATTCTTCTGCTTTGTAGTAGGGACACTTATTTATAGAAAATTAAAATTTAAACATATACCAATAATTTTAACAGAAACAGTAAGAAGTACAGGATCAGTTATGATTATTATAGCAGCAGCAAAAGTATTTGGATATTATTTAACATTAGAAAGAATACCTCAAATGATAACTCAAGGTTTAATGAACTTTACAGATAACAGATTTGTATTACTTATGTTAATTAATGTTATGCTTCTATTTATTGGAATGTTCATAGAGGGTGGGGCTGCATTAGTTATATTAGCACCTTTACTAGTTCCAGCAGTTACTGCTTTAGGAATAGATCCACTACATTTTGGTGTAATATTTATAGTAAATATAATGATTGGTGGTTTAACACCTCCATTCGGTTCAATGATGTTTACAGTATGTTCTATAGTTGATGTAAAATTGGAAGATTTTATAAAAGAAATATGGCCATTTGTAGTAGCTTTATTAATAGTTTTAGTTATGGTGACTTATTCTCAAAGTATAGCCTTAATTATTCCAAATTTATTTAGTTAG
- a CDS encoding HAD-IIA family hydrolase produces MNKLKEKKCFLLDMDGTIYLGDELIDGAKEFLERAKLENKKYLFLTNNSSKNKGAYVEKLRKLGIKAEEDEIFTSGEATTIYLNKRKPGAKVFLLGTKALEEEFENAGFELVKERGKKIDFVVLGFDTTLTYEKLWIACDYIAEGVEYIATHPDFVCPLAEGKCMPDVGSIIALIKGTTGKEPLVVGKPNKYIVEAILEKYNLKKEEIAMVGDRLYTDIRTGLDNGLSSILVMSGETDRKMLEDTKFVPNYVFNSIKEMIEIL; encoded by the coding sequence ATGAATAAACTTAAAGAAAAAAAATGTTTTTTATTAGATATGGATGGAACTATTTATTTAGGAGACGAATTAATTGATGGAGCAAAAGAATTTTTAGAAAGAGCAAAGCTTGAAAATAAAAAGTATTTATTTTTAACTAATAATTCTTCTAAAAATAAAGGAGCTTATGTTGAAAAATTAAGAAAATTAGGGATAAAAGCTGAAGAAGATGAAATATTTACATCTGGTGAAGCAACAACGATTTATTTAAATAAAAGAAAACCAGGAGCGAAAGTTTTTTTACTTGGAACTAAAGCTTTAGAAGAAGAATTTGAAAATGCAGGATTTGAGTTAGTGAAAGAAAGAGGAAAAAAAATTGATTTTGTGGTATTAGGATTTGATACTACATTAACTTATGAAAAATTATGGATAGCTTGTGATTATATAGCTGAAGGAGTAGAGTATATAGCGACTCACCCTGATTTTGTGTGTCCTTTGGCTGAAGGTAAATGTATGCCAGATGTGGGATCGATAATAGCTTTAATAAAAGGAACTACAGGAAAAGAACCTTTAGTAGTGGGAAAACCTAATAAATATATTGTAGAAGCGATTTTAGAAAAATATAATTTAAAAAAAGAAGAAATAGCTATGGTTGGGGATAGATTGTATACGGATATTAGAACAGGATTAGATAATGGATTATCTTCTATTTTGGTAATGAGTGGAGAAACAGATAGAAAAATGTTAGAGGATACAAAATTTGTACCAAATTATGTGTTTAATTCAATAAAGGAAATGATTGAAATATTATAA
- a CDS encoding MIP/aquaporin family protein, whose product MTPGAMYLGEFVGTAALLFFGNGVNMTTSLNKSYGKGSGWIVTCIGWGLSVTMAVYMVGWVSGAHINPAVTIGLAAAGMFPWELVPGYIIAQVAGAFVGACLAWLTYKDLMDEEPEAGTKLGVFSTGPAIDNKPMNVVTEFLGTFLLLAGLLAIGYGDGVTGGMAPFVVGMLIAVIGMATGGATGFAINPARDLGPRIAHAILPIKGKGGSNWGYALVPIVGPILGGIVGGVFYAGFIAIAH is encoded by the coding sequence ATGACACCAGGAGCAATGTATTTAGGAGAATTTGTAGGAACAGCAGCACTTTTATTTTTTGGTAACGGAGTTAATATGACGACAAGTTTAAATAAAAGTTATGGAAAGGGTTCCGGTTGGATAGTAACTTGTATAGGTTGGGGATTATCGGTTACTATGGCAGTTTATATGGTTGGTTGGGTTAGTGGAGCTCACATAAATCCAGCAGTAACTATTGGACTAGCAGCAGCAGGAATGTTTCCTTGGGAATTAGTTCCAGGGTATATTATTGCTCAAGTTGCAGGAGCTTTTGTAGGAGCTTGCCTAGCATGGCTAACTTATAAAGATTTAATGGATGAAGAACCAGAAGCAGGAACAAAATTAGGTGTTTTCTCTACAGGTCCAGCTATAGATAATAAACCAATGAATGTAGTGACAGAATTTTTGGGAACATTTTTATTGCTAGCAGGTTTATTAGCCATTGGATATGGAGATGGAGTTACAGGAGGAATGGCACCATTTGTTGTAGGAATGTTAATAGCAGTTATAGGAATGGCAACAGGTGGAGCAACAGGATTTGCTATAAATCCGGCCAGAGATTTAGGTCCAAGAATAGCTCATGCAATATTACCAATAAAAGGAAAAGGTGGATCAAATTGGGGATATGCTTTAGTACCAATAGTAGGACCTATATTAGGTGGAATAGTTGGTGGAGTTTTTTATGCAGGATTTATTGCAATAGCACATTAA